A part of Geothrix oryzae genomic DNA contains:
- a CDS encoding potassium-transporting ATPase subunit F, whose amino-acid sequence MTPALFIAALLALGLLAYLAFALLSPESFQ is encoded by the coding sequence ATGACACCTGCTTTGTTCATCGCCGCCCTGCTGGCACTGGGCCTGCTCGCCTACCTCGCTTTCGCCCTCCTCAGCCCGGAGTCCTTTCAATGA
- the kdpA gene encoding potassium-transporting ATPase subunit KdpA has translation MSYAWVQNLVFLAVLLTLAFPLGAHMAQVLEGKRTFLHPLLDPVERGMYRLMGLRSQEDMGWKAYAWSITLIKLIGLGAVFLLLRTQAALPLNPEGMGNVASDLSFNTAVSFITNTNWQAYSGESTLSYLTQMLGLAVQNFLSAATGMAVLTAFIRGITRRSAKGLGNAWVDLVRSTLYILLPLSFVFALFLVSQGVIQNFSAYVHTSGGQVLAMGPAASQVAIKMLGTNGGGFFGMNGAHPFENSTPLSNFAQTVSILLIPAGLCATFGRMVKDRRQGWALLAAMSAIFILALTVCTQAETKGNPFLSNASAAQAAALSQTGGNMEGKEVRFGAGGSALWATATTAASNGSVNAMHDSFTPLGGLVPMLLMQLGEVVFGGVGSGLYGMLMFVLVGVFISGLMVGRTPEYLGKKVEAFDMKMAALAILLPCATVLMGSGISVLSPVATASVSNPGPHGFSQILYAWSSAANNNGSAFGGLNANTPFYNYGLAVAMLVGRFGVIWPVLAMAGSLVQKKHTPEGLGTLPTHTPLFVGVLIGVVLLVGALTFIPALALGPIAEHLSMH, from the coding sequence ATGAGCTACGCCTGGGTTCAGAACCTTGTCTTCCTGGCCGTTCTTCTCACCTTGGCTTTCCCCCTGGGTGCGCACATGGCCCAAGTTCTGGAGGGGAAACGGACCTTCCTACATCCATTGCTGGATCCGGTGGAGCGTGGCATGTATCGCCTCATGGGCCTCCGATCTCAGGAGGACATGGGCTGGAAGGCCTACGCCTGGTCCATCACGCTCATCAAGCTGATCGGGCTTGGGGCCGTATTCCTGCTGTTGAGGACCCAGGCCGCCTTGCCGCTGAACCCTGAGGGGATGGGCAATGTCGCCAGCGATCTATCCTTCAACACGGCCGTGAGTTTCATTACCAATACCAATTGGCAGGCCTACAGCGGCGAGAGCACCCTCAGCTACCTCACCCAGATGCTGGGCCTCGCCGTGCAGAACTTCCTGTCCGCAGCCACGGGCATGGCCGTGCTGACGGCGTTCATCCGGGGAATCACTCGCCGAAGCGCCAAGGGGCTGGGCAACGCCTGGGTGGACCTGGTCCGAAGCACCCTCTACATCCTTCTGCCCCTATCGTTCGTGTTCGCCCTGTTCCTGGTGTCTCAAGGCGTCATCCAGAATTTCAGCGCCTATGTCCATACCAGCGGCGGGCAGGTCCTGGCCATGGGGCCAGCCGCCTCCCAGGTCGCCATCAAGATGCTGGGGACCAACGGGGGAGGCTTCTTCGGGATGAACGGTGCGCATCCATTCGAGAACAGCACACCCCTGTCGAACTTCGCACAAACCGTGAGCATCCTGCTCATTCCCGCCGGCCTTTGCGCCACCTTCGGGCGCATGGTCAAGGACCGCCGCCAGGGATGGGCCCTCCTTGCGGCCATGAGCGCCATCTTCATTCTGGCCCTGACGGTCTGCACCCAGGCAGAGACGAAAGGGAATCCGTTCCTGTCGAACGCGAGCGCCGCTCAAGCCGCCGCCCTTTCACAGACCGGCGGCAACATGGAGGGCAAGGAGGTCCGCTTCGGTGCAGGCGGGTCGGCCCTCTGGGCCACGGCCACCACCGCCGCCTCGAACGGATCCGTGAATGCGATGCACGATTCCTTCACGCCCCTGGGGGGACTCGTCCCCATGCTGCTCATGCAACTCGGTGAAGTCGTGTTCGGAGGTGTCGGTTCGGGTTTGTACGGCATGCTGATGTTCGTTCTGGTGGGCGTCTTCATCAGCGGGCTGATGGTGGGTCGTACCCCGGAATACCTGGGGAAGAAGGTGGAGGCCTTCGACATGAAGATGGCGGCTCTCGCCATCCTCCTTCCCTGCGCCACGGTGCTGATGGGTTCCGGCATCTCCGTGCTGTCGCCTGTAGCCACCGCCTCCGTCAGCAACCCGGGGCCTCATGGGTTCAGCCAGATCCTCTACGCCTGGAGCAGCGCCGCCAACAACAACGGAAGTGCCTTCGGCGGACTGAATGCCAATACCCCCTTCTACAACTACGGGCTCGCCGTGGCCATGCTTGTGGGTCGTTTCGGTGTCATCTGGCCGGTTCTGGCGATGGCTGGATCCCTTGTCCAGAAGAAGCACACACCCGAAGGTCTCGGGACCCTGCCCACCCACACTCCTCTTTTTGTCGGCGTGCTGATCGGGGTGGTGCTTCTGGTAGGTGCCTTGACCTTCATCCCCGCCTTGGCGCTCGGCCCCATTGCCGAGCACCTGTCCATGCATTGA
- the gdhA gene encoding NADP-specific glutamate dehydrogenase, producing the protein MSQYVNEVLEGLKKKAPWESLFIQAATEILHSLAPVLEKEPKYKKNAILERMVEPERAISFRVPWVDDKGQIRIHNGWRVQFNSAIGPYKGGIRFHPNVTLDTLKFLGFEQIFKNSLTGLPMGGGKGGSNFDPNGKSDAEVMRFCQSFMMELFRHIGPDTDVPAGDIGVGGREVGYMFGMYKKLANEFTGVLTGKGQYWGGSLVRPEATGYGVVYFAEEALKTKGDSMQGKKVAVSGFGNVAWGAVTKATQLGAKVVTISGPDGYIYDADGISGEKIEYMTEMLRIDRMSVAPYAQKFKTAQFHAGKRPWEQKVDVALPCAIQNELNLDEAKNLMANGCKAVIEGANMPSTLDAVEFFQANTGKILFSPGKASNAGGVATSGLEMSQNSMRLGWTAEEVDARLHQIMINIHKSCADAAARFGTPGNYVNGANIAGFIKVADSMIDQGLV; encoded by the coding sequence ATGAGCCAGTATGTCAACGAAGTCCTTGAGGGCCTCAAGAAGAAGGCCCCCTGGGAAAGCCTCTTCATCCAGGCGGCCACCGAGATCCTCCACTCTCTCGCCCCGGTCCTCGAGAAGGAGCCCAAGTACAAGAAGAACGCGATCCTCGAGCGCATGGTCGAGCCCGAGCGCGCCATCTCCTTCCGCGTGCCCTGGGTGGACGACAAGGGCCAGATCCGCATCCACAACGGCTGGCGCGTGCAGTTCAACAGCGCCATCGGGCCCTACAAGGGCGGCATCCGCTTCCACCCCAATGTCACCCTCGACACGCTGAAGTTCCTGGGCTTCGAGCAGATCTTCAAGAACAGCCTCACCGGCCTGCCCATGGGCGGCGGCAAGGGCGGCTCCAACTTCGATCCCAACGGCAAGTCCGACGCCGAAGTGATGCGCTTCTGCCAGTCCTTCATGATGGAGCTCTTCCGCCACATCGGCCCCGACACGGATGTGCCCGCCGGTGACATCGGCGTGGGCGGCCGCGAAGTCGGCTACATGTTCGGCATGTACAAGAAGCTCGCCAACGAGTTCACCGGCGTGCTCACCGGCAAGGGCCAGTACTGGGGCGGCAGCCTCGTGCGCCCCGAAGCCACGGGCTACGGCGTGGTCTACTTCGCCGAAGAGGCGCTGAAGACCAAGGGCGACAGCATGCAGGGCAAGAAGGTGGCCGTGTCCGGTTTCGGCAATGTCGCCTGGGGCGCCGTCACCAAGGCCACCCAGCTGGGCGCCAAGGTCGTCACCATCTCCGGCCCCGACGGCTACATCTATGATGCCGACGGCATCAGCGGCGAGAAGATCGAGTACATGACCGAGATGCTCCGCATCGACCGCATGTCCGTGGCCCCCTACGCGCAGAAGTTCAAGACCGCCCAGTTCCACGCCGGCAAGCGCCCCTGGGAGCAGAAGGTCGATGTGGCCCTGCCCTGCGCCATCCAGAACGAGCTGAACCTCGACGAGGCCAAGAACCTGATGGCCAACGGCTGCAAGGCCGTCATCGAAGGCGCCAACATGCCCAGCACCCTGGATGCCGTGGAGTTCTTCCAGGCCAACACGGGCAAGATCCTCTTCTCCCCCGGCAAGGCCTCCAACGCCGGTGGCGTGGCCACCTCGGGCCTGGAGATGAGCCAGAACTCCATGCGCCTGGGCTGGACCGCCGAGGAGGTCGACGCCCGTCTGCACCAGATCATGATCAACATCCACAAGTCCTGCGCCGACGCGGCCGCCCGCTTCGGGACCCCCGGCAA
- the kdpB gene encoding potassium-transporting ATPase subunit KdpB, with amino-acid sequence MVVSHSRQDIQARPLFEPRIVRRAVADAFRKLNPLHQLRNPVMFTVWVCSAFTTGLWIQALGGHGEGRPSFILAITSWLWFTLLFANFAEAMAEGRGKAQADSLRKSKKDVKARRLLGKERTGASEMVGATALRIDDLVLVEAGETIPGDGEVVEGVATVNESAITGESAPVIRESGGDRSAVTGGTLVLSDWLLIRIASNPGESFLDRMIAMVEGAKRQKTPNEIALDILLAGLTIIFLLATATLLPYSIYATKAAGQGHPVSLTVLVSLLVCLIPTTIGGLLSAIGIAGMDRMIQANVIATSGRAVEAAGDVDVLLLDKTGTITLGNRQAVAFFPAEGIELEHLADAAQLSSLADETPEGRSIVVLAKEQYGLRERDLQALDAHFVPFTAQTRMSGVNLGDRQIRKGAASAIEDCVQGLGGRFPEDVRSTVDQISMAGGTPLVVAEGPLALGVIQLKDIVKGGIKERFAELRGMGIKTVMITGDNPLTAAAIAAEAGVDDFLAQATPEAKLKLIREYQAGGRLVAMTGDGTNDAPALAQADVAVAMNSGTQAAKEAGNMVDLDSNPTKLIEIVEIGKQMLMTRGSLTTFSIANDVAKYFAILPAAFVATYPALGALNIMRLHSPESAILSAVIFNALVIVVLIPLALRGVTYRPVGAAQLLQRNLLLYGAGGLAVPFVGIKLIDWLLVTLHLAA; translated from the coding sequence ATGGTGGTTTCCCATTCCCGGCAGGACATCCAGGCCCGCCCCCTTTTCGAACCCCGCATTGTGCGCCGTGCGGTGGCCGACGCTTTCCGGAAGCTCAATCCGCTTCACCAGCTCCGCAATCCGGTCATGTTTACGGTGTGGGTCTGCAGCGCCTTCACCACCGGGTTGTGGATCCAGGCCCTGGGAGGCCATGGCGAGGGGCGGCCCTCCTTCATCCTGGCCATCACCTCGTGGCTCTGGTTCACCCTGCTCTTCGCCAATTTCGCCGAGGCCATGGCCGAAGGCCGGGGCAAGGCCCAGGCGGATTCCCTCAGGAAGTCGAAGAAGGATGTGAAGGCACGCCGCCTGCTCGGGAAGGAGCGGACAGGAGCTTCCGAGATGGTCGGCGCCACGGCATTGCGCATCGACGATCTTGTGCTCGTGGAGGCCGGCGAGACCATCCCGGGAGATGGAGAGGTCGTGGAAGGCGTCGCGACCGTCAACGAGAGCGCCATCACGGGCGAGAGCGCACCGGTGATCCGGGAGAGCGGCGGAGATCGCTCCGCCGTCACGGGAGGAACCCTGGTGCTTTCGGACTGGCTGCTTATCCGCATCGCCTCCAACCCCGGCGAGAGCTTCCTCGACCGCATGATCGCCATGGTGGAAGGCGCCAAACGCCAGAAGACGCCCAATGAGATTGCGTTGGACATCCTTCTCGCGGGGCTCACGATCATTTTCCTCCTGGCCACCGCCACCCTGCTGCCCTACTCGATCTACGCCACCAAGGCGGCGGGCCAGGGCCACCCGGTGAGTCTGACGGTCCTCGTCTCCCTGCTGGTGTGCCTCATCCCCACCACCATCGGCGGGCTCCTGAGCGCCATCGGCATCGCTGGCATGGATCGCATGATCCAGGCCAATGTCATTGCCACCTCCGGCCGAGCCGTGGAGGCGGCGGGGGATGTGGATGTGCTGCTGCTCGACAAGACCGGCACCATCACCCTGGGCAACCGCCAGGCTGTGGCGTTCTTTCCGGCGGAAGGCATCGAACTGGAACATCTCGCGGATGCCGCACAGCTCTCCTCTCTGGCCGATGAAACACCCGAGGGGCGGAGCATCGTCGTCCTGGCCAAGGAACAATACGGCCTCCGTGAGCGGGATCTCCAGGCCCTGGACGCCCACTTCGTACCTTTTACGGCCCAAACCCGGATGAGCGGCGTCAACCTGGGCGACCGCCAGATCCGCAAAGGCGCGGCGTCGGCCATCGAGGACTGTGTTCAGGGCCTGGGCGGCAGGTTTCCAGAGGATGTCCGGAGTACCGTCGACCAGATATCCATGGCGGGAGGGACTCCCCTCGTGGTGGCGGAGGGGCCTCTCGCCCTGGGCGTGATCCAGCTCAAGGACATCGTGAAGGGCGGCATCAAAGAGCGATTCGCTGAATTGCGTGGCATGGGCATCAAGACCGTCATGATCACGGGTGACAACCCGCTGACGGCCGCCGCCATCGCTGCCGAGGCGGGTGTGGACGATTTCCTGGCCCAGGCCACCCCCGAGGCCAAGCTCAAGCTCATCCGGGAGTACCAGGCTGGCGGCCGGCTGGTGGCCATGACGGGCGACGGCACCAACGATGCGCCGGCCCTTGCCCAGGCCGATGTGGCCGTGGCCATGAACAGCGGCACCCAGGCGGCCAAAGAGGCCGGAAACATGGTGGACCTCGACTCGAACCCCACCAAGCTCATCGAGATCGTCGAAATCGGTAAGCAGATGCTCATGACCCGGGGATCGCTGACCACCTTCAGCATCGCCAACGATGTGGCCAAGTACTTCGCCATCCTCCCTGCGGCCTTCGTTGCCACCTATCCTGCCCTGGGGGCGCTGAACATCATGCGACTCCACAGTCCGGAGAGCGCCATCCTCTCAGCGGTGATCTTCAATGCCCTCGTCATTGTCGTGCTCATTCCGCTGGCGCTCCGCGGCGTGACCTATCGACCGGTGGGAGCCGCTCAACTGCTTCAGCGCAACCTGCTGCTCTACGGCGCCGGCGGCCTCGCCGTTCCTTTCGTGGGCATCAAGCTCATCGATTGGTTGCTCGTCACCCTTCACCTTGCCGCCTGA
- a CDS encoding outer membrane beta-barrel protein, with product MKASLLLCALAGLPVLAQIPPSAPVGPGPAKAAEPFAFADFTWLNGNPRTKEAVLDSKYFTGEFRADVNAVYSFNHPQDHTLVGSCETGRTNEVQLQQLGLGGDFHWDNVRGRIMTQFGMYSTMTPRNDASPNRGQWEAGNAYRYLSEAYGGYHWDVMKGINLDAGIFMSYIGLFSYYNFDNWAYQPSYVSANTPWFFNGVRLQVFPTDKLKLELWLVNGWQSYNTFNNTPGIGASLNWRPTGSLNVISNNYFLGADTLGNQKRTRRHTDNSIQWKYYDQPESLLSKVAATLTFDLGDEQGGGVSRSGTAAEPKQYFAGWMLYNRFWFAHDRHAITIGGGAITNPGRYLVLVPPVNGATAASGTPYFTANPGDPFHAWDYSVTYDYMPSQYITFRGEFNRRGASVPYFAGENGVTPPGGNQGPLGSAVAGWAPDLRRTESRINLALLVKL from the coding sequence ATGAAAGCCTCTCTTCTCCTGTGTGCGTTGGCAGGCTTGCCGGTGCTGGCTCAGATTCCACCTTCGGCTCCTGTCGGGCCCGGGCCAGCGAAGGCAGCGGAGCCCTTCGCCTTCGCCGACTTCACCTGGCTCAACGGGAATCCCCGCACGAAGGAGGCTGTGCTCGATTCGAAGTACTTCACGGGCGAATTCCGGGCCGATGTCAACGCGGTCTACAGCTTCAATCACCCGCAGGACCATACCCTCGTGGGCTCCTGCGAGACAGGCCGGACCAATGAGGTCCAGCTGCAGCAGCTGGGCCTCGGTGGAGACTTCCACTGGGACAATGTCCGGGGCCGCATCATGACGCAGTTCGGAATGTACTCTACGATGACACCCCGCAATGACGCGAGCCCGAACCGGGGCCAGTGGGAGGCGGGCAACGCCTACCGCTATCTCTCCGAGGCCTACGGCGGCTACCACTGGGATGTGATGAAGGGCATCAACCTCGATGCGGGCATTTTCATGTCCTACATCGGCCTCTTCAGCTACTACAACTTCGACAACTGGGCCTATCAACCCTCGTATGTCTCCGCCAACACGCCCTGGTTCTTCAACGGCGTGCGCCTCCAGGTCTTCCCCACGGACAAGCTGAAGTTGGAGCTTTGGCTCGTCAACGGCTGGCAGTCCTACAACACCTTCAACAACACCCCCGGCATCGGCGCCTCTCTCAACTGGCGCCCTACGGGCAGCCTGAATGTCATCTCGAACAACTATTTTCTGGGCGCGGACACGCTGGGCAACCAGAAACGCACCCGCCGCCACACGGACAACAGCATCCAGTGGAAGTACTACGACCAGCCGGAGTCCCTCCTGAGCAAAGTGGCAGCGACACTCACCTTCGACCTGGGTGACGAACAGGGTGGCGGAGTGAGTCGTTCGGGGACTGCCGCCGAGCCCAAGCAGTATTTTGCCGGCTGGATGCTCTACAACCGATTCTGGTTCGCCCACGACCGCCATGCCATCACCATCGGCGGCGGCGCCATCACGAACCCTGGCCGGTACCTTGTCTTGGTGCCCCCAGTCAACGGGGCCACCGCGGCCTCGGGAACTCCTTATTTCACGGCCAACCCGGGCGATCCCTTCCACGCATGGGATTACTCGGTGACCTACGATTACATGCCCAGCCAATACATCACCTTTCGTGGCGAGTTCAACAGGCGGGGGGCCAGCGTGCCCTATTTCGCAGGCGAAAACGGCGTCACACCTCCGGGCGGCAATCAGGGCCCCCTGGGCTCTGCCGTGGCTGGCTGGGCTCCCGATCTTCGCCGGACCGAAAGCCGTATCAACCTGGCCCTGCTTGTGAAGCTCTGA
- a CDS encoding (2Fe-2S)-binding protein produces the protein MNATVSFMLNGKPVTVTSPRDRMLVWVLRDELGLTGTKVGCEAGLCGACTVLVDFEVVLSCSTPLGDVAGKSVLTVEGLALDGKLNPVQEAFQEHHAFQCGYCTSGMIMAAWAFLKKKPKATRAEIVDAMEGNLCRCGAHVRILDAVESAGKAMGGVR, from the coding sequence ATGAACGCCACCGTCTCGTTCATGCTCAACGGCAAGCCGGTTACCGTCACGAGCCCCCGTGATCGGATGCTGGTATGGGTCCTGCGCGACGAATTGGGGCTCACGGGTACCAAGGTGGGCTGCGAGGCGGGGCTCTGCGGGGCCTGCACGGTGCTCGTCGACTTCGAGGTGGTGCTCTCCTGTTCCACGCCGCTGGGCGATGTGGCTGGGAAATCGGTGCTCACCGTTGAAGGCCTGGCCCTGGACGGGAAGCTGAACCCGGTTCAGGAGGCCTTCCAGGAGCACCACGCCTTCCAGTGCGGCTACTGCACCTCCGGGATGATCATGGCCGCCTGGGCCTTCCTGAAGAAGAAACCGAAGGCCACGAGGGCCGAGATCGTCGACGCCATGGAGGGGAACCTCTGCCGCTGCGGGGCCCATGTGAGGATCCTGGACGCGGTCGAATCGGCCGGCAAGGCCATGGGAGGTGTGCGATGA
- the kdpC gene encoding potassium-transporting ATPase subunit KdpC — MNLQLRPAVISFLALSLLTGIAYPLVITGLARLVFPRQAAGSLITKDGRVLGSEWIGQSFCSPGEFWGRPSATVDTAGKPLPYNAANSGASNLAPSNPALGKLVQERIAILRAADPQAADPVPVDLVTASGSGLDPHISPAAAEFQIPRVARARGLEIGKVRALVAAHTEGRQLGCLGEPRVNVLNLNLALADLR; from the coding sequence ATGAACCTGCAACTACGACCGGCCGTGATCTCCTTCCTGGCGCTGAGCCTCCTGACAGGAATCGCCTATCCCCTGGTGATCACAGGGCTCGCCCGGCTTGTGTTCCCCCGCCAGGCTGCAGGCAGTCTCATCACCAAGGATGGCCGTGTCCTCGGCTCAGAGTGGATCGGCCAATCCTTTTGTTCGCCGGGAGAGTTCTGGGGCCGCCCCTCGGCCACTGTGGATACCGCAGGGAAACCGCTTCCCTATAACGCGGCCAACAGTGGCGCTTCGAACCTAGCTCCCAGCAACCCGGCGCTGGGGAAGCTCGTCCAAGAACGGATAGCCATCCTCCGAGCCGCCGATCCGCAGGCCGCGGATCCTGTGCCAGTGGACCTGGTCACCGCTTCAGGAAGCGGCCTGGATCCCCACATCAGCCCGGCCGCGGCCGAATTCCAGATTCCCCGGGTCGCCCGGGCCCGCGGGCTGGAGATCGGAAAGGTGAGGGCGCTGGTGGCCGCTCACACGGAAGGCCGGCAGCTCGGATGTCTCGGGGAGCCCCGCGTGAATGTCCTCAATCTGAATCTGGCACTAGCAGACTTGCGGTAA
- a CDS encoding xanthine dehydrogenase family protein molybdopterin-binding subunit: protein MRRRDFLQGAAAGALTFFFTAPLGSAPIVPTRPGTYPEDFNAYLKISADGRVGCFVGKVELGQGAMTVLAMLVAEELELDPAQVDMCLGDTDLCPWDMPTGGSLTMWHTAPVLRGAAAEARAVLLRMASKSLNAPVADLTLKDGAIWVKASPARRTTFGELVKGRKMERHLGKVKPKPLTDCSVIGRRVPRKDALAKVTGAAKYAGDLRFPGTLHACILRPPAHGLTLASADTAAAERIAGVRIVRDGTLLAVLHPQPDTARKALALVKGTFEGTEPDVDDARIYQYLVDKAAPGQRVVISRGDVAAGEKRAATVVEGEYRNAYESHATLEPHTSVAKWEEGRMTVWASTQSPFVFREAVAEALKLGQDKVHIIAQFVGGGFGGKLVGPGAIEAARIARQVPGVPIQVAWNREEDLFLDGYRPAAVVKLRSGLDAGRGAITFWDSTVAGVSQGEAELPYDMQANRYQAPAVPNLHPLKVGAWRAPNAHTNAFARESQLDALAAMAGVDPVTLRRRLITDARLLRLLDLAVETFGWEPAPGPTGRGIGLACGAWRQGLVVALAEVAVDKATGKVQTKRFLEAVDVGLVVNPDGARQQVEGAITMCIGQALSEEIHFKGGRILDKNFDTYLLPRFSAIPRIQVVFADNATSVSQGIGEPPVVPVAAALANAVFDATGARVTHVPFTPERVLEALKRVPA, encoded by the coding sequence ATGAGGCGCCGGGACTTCCTCCAGGGCGCCGCCGCGGGCGCGCTCACCTTTTTCTTCACCGCCCCCTTGGGCTCGGCGCCCATCGTGCCCACCCGGCCCGGAACCTACCCCGAGGACTTCAACGCCTACCTGAAGATTTCGGCCGATGGCCGCGTGGGCTGCTTCGTGGGGAAGGTGGAGCTGGGGCAGGGCGCCATGACCGTGCTGGCCATGCTCGTGGCCGAGGAGCTGGAGCTGGATCCCGCCCAGGTGGACATGTGCCTGGGTGACACGGACCTCTGTCCCTGGGACATGCCCACCGGCGGTTCCCTCACCATGTGGCATACGGCCCCCGTCCTGCGCGGCGCCGCTGCGGAGGCGCGGGCCGTGCTCCTGCGAATGGCCTCGAAATCGCTCAATGCCCCCGTCGCGGACCTGACCCTGAAAGATGGTGCCATCTGGGTGAAGGCGTCCCCCGCGCGCCGCACCACCTTTGGGGAGCTGGTGAAGGGCCGGAAGATGGAGCGGCACCTGGGCAAGGTCAAGCCCAAGCCCCTTACGGACTGCAGCGTGATCGGGCGCCGCGTCCCCCGCAAGGATGCCCTCGCCAAGGTCACCGGCGCCGCCAAATACGCTGGCGATCTCCGTTTCCCCGGAACGCTCCACGCCTGCATCCTGCGGCCCCCGGCCCACGGCCTCACCCTCGCATCCGCGGACACGGCGGCCGCTGAACGGATTGCTGGCGTCCGCATCGTAAGAGACGGCACCCTCCTGGCGGTGCTTCACCCCCAGCCCGACACCGCCCGCAAGGCCCTCGCCCTCGTGAAGGGCACCTTCGAGGGGACGGAACCCGATGTGGACGATGCCCGCATCTACCAATACCTCGTGGACAAGGCCGCGCCTGGTCAGCGCGTGGTGATCTCCCGCGGCGATGTGGCCGCGGGCGAAAAGCGGGCCGCCACCGTGGTGGAAGGGGAATACCGCAACGCCTACGAAAGCCACGCCACCCTCGAGCCCCACACCTCCGTCGCCAAATGGGAGGAGGGCCGCATGACGGTCTGGGCCTCCACCCAGTCGCCCTTCGTCTTCCGCGAGGCCGTGGCCGAGGCCCTCAAGCTGGGCCAGGACAAGGTCCACATCATCGCCCAGTTCGTGGGGGGTGGTTTCGGCGGCAAGCTCGTGGGCCCCGGGGCCATCGAGGCCGCCCGCATCGCCCGTCAGGTCCCCGGCGTGCCCATCCAGGTGGCCTGGAACCGGGAGGAGGATCTCTTCCTGGACGGCTACCGGCCGGCCGCCGTGGTGAAGCTCCGCTCCGGCCTGGATGCGGGGCGCGGCGCCATCACCTTCTGGGACAGCACCGTGGCGGGCGTCTCCCAGGGCGAGGCCGAGCTCCCCTACGACATGCAGGCGAACCGGTACCAGGCCCCGGCCGTCCCCAACCTCCATCCCCTCAAGGTCGGCGCCTGGCGCGCCCCCAACGCCCACACCAACGCGTTCGCCCGCGAAAGCCAGCTGGATGCCCTGGCGGCCATGGCCGGCGTGGATCCCGTGACCCTCCGCCGCCGTCTCATCACCGATGCCCGGCTTCTGCGCCTCCTGGATCTGGCGGTGGAGACCTTCGGCTGGGAGCCCGCACCCGGCCCCACCGGCCGGGGCATCGGCCTGGCCTGCGGCGCCTGGCGCCAGGGTCTCGTGGTGGCCCTGGCGGAGGTGGCCGTGGACAAGGCTACGGGGAAGGTCCAGACCAAGCGGTTCCTGGAGGCCGTGGATGTGGGCCTTGTTGTGAACCCCGACGGGGCCCGCCAGCAGGTGGAGGGTGCCATCACCATGTGCATCGGGCAGGCCCTCAGCGAGGAGATCCACTTCAAGGGCGGCCGCATCCTCGACAAGAACTTCGATACCTACCTTCTGCCCCGCTTCTCCGCCATCCCCCGCATCCAGGTCGTCTTCGCGGACAACGCCACCTCGGTCTCGCAGGGCATCGGCGAACCCCCGGTGGTGCCGGTGGCCGCCGCCCTGGCCAACGCCGTGTTCGACGCCACCGGTGCGCGGGTCACGCATGTGCCCTTCACGCCCGAACGGGTCCTCGAAGCCCTGAAGCGCGTGCCGGCGTAG